From Rana temporaria chromosome 5, aRanTem1.1, whole genome shotgun sequence:
gccgaacgtactgcgtatcgcgtatctagctaatttgcatacgtcgtaagccctttgagaatctgggccttaatgtctAGTCTGCTTCTGGAAGGTTATCAGGGGGAATGACAGTTTAGgttttgaaagaaaaaatgaaCAGAGCCCCCTTTTAAGTTTTGGTTTTCTATAGTGAGtagtcattgcacagagcagataagtagtaGGACGCTGCTCACTTCCATGTCTTGATGTCCAGATAAAACAGACATTCCAAGGAGCTGCTACAAAGGTGCCTCCTCAGTTATTATTGCTCCCAGCGGTATAGTTATTCTGGTGCTGGCAGTAAGCTTCCTGTTGCCAATTCTATATTGCTGATTTGTGGAGCTAGTAAAAAGCTTTCTGTCACCTGGATAGGGGTCACTAGAACAATTATTCCAAGCTTCCTTGCTCAGTTATTGGAAGGCTTGTTGGAAGAAGCAAACTGGCTTCATTGTTGACAATCCTGTCTTGCAGTACTGGGGTCCTTGGATCGTTTCCTTTGAGGAAATGACATTTGTGTGTCTTTGCGCCAGATTCCTCTTGCAATTGAGAAACGAAGCAGcagcttaaatgggttgtaaaggtaattttgttttttcctaaatagcttcctttaccattctgcagtcctccttcacttacctgaggtaagtgaaggaggactgcactaaggtaaaggaagctatttaggaaaatgtcgcttttaagtgtccttatttcttcttagaaatcctcacttcctgttcttctgtctgtaactccacacagtaatgcaaggctttctccctggtgtggagtgtcgtgctcgccccctcccttggactacaggagagtcaggacgcccactaacacacagctcctttctctatctgcaacgtagagagcgtcctgactctcctttattccaagggaggggcgagtacgacactccacacccagggctggtgcaaggagttttgacaccctaggcgaaacctaattttgcgcccccccctccAAGCACGCACGCTCTGCCCCTCACTAAAAATGTTGCGGCACCCATTTCTTCAGCCGTGGTCCACAGGCTTGCACATGTGCCTCTGGACCTGGCACGAAAACAAATAGTGGATGGCACTAGCTCACTTCCTCACGCCAGTCGTGGTCCACAGTCCACtgtgtaactgcctgtctgtacaagcagacagatacgctgacaatgctttacaggttcttactagaaacaataataaatgcacatttttgtatcttcaaaaagatctggatttatttttatttttttacaaaggtggacttgaactgttagagccctttcacactggtgcgttttcgcggtaaaaatagcgctattaaaacgctccccatgcccctctccattgaaatgaattaaaaaccgctgtaaaaacggagcataaaattgcagtaaaacacagcaattttacagcgtttttaccacatttttaattcatttcaatggagaggggcatggggagcgttttaatagcgctatttttaccgcgaaaacgcaccagtgtgaaagggccctaacaccccctctgtacccccctgcacacacacatatctgttccccctctgtaccccctgcacatctgttccccccacacacatctgttccccctctgtacatctgtcccccacacacatctgtttcccctctgtacccccctgcacacctgtccccccccatacacatatCTGTCCATCCGTCCCACACGCACATATGAGtgccccctgcacgtctgtcccccaccccacacgtatcagtacccccttgcacgtcccccccccacacacacacaaataagtaccccctgcacgtctctcccacccccacacacacacatcagtacccccctgcacgtcttttccccacacacatatcagtacccccctgcacgtctctcccacccccacacacacacacacatcagtaccccccctgcacgtcttttccccacacacatatcagtacccccctgcacgtctctcccacccccacacacacacacatcagtacccccctgcacgtcttttccccacacacacatcagtacccccctgcacgtcttttccccacacacatatcagtacccccctgcacgtcttttccccacacacatatcagtacccccctgcacgtcttttccccacacacatatcagtacccccctgcacgtcttttccccacacacatatcagtacccccccctgcacgtcttttccccacacacatatcagtacccccctgcacgtcttttccccacacacatatcagtaccccccctgcacgtcttttccccacacacatatcagtacccccctgcacgtctttcccccccacacacacacacacatcaatacccccctgcacgtctgtccccaccccacacatatcagtacccccctgcacgtctcccccccccacactcacacaaataagtacccccctgcacgtctcccccacccccacacacacatatcagtacccccctgcgcgtctcccccccccacacacacacacacatatcagtacccccctgcacgtctgtccacacacacacacacataccattacccccctgcacatctgcccccccccccacacacataccattacccccctgcacgtctgtctgtTCCCGCACACACATCATTACCCCCTAcacatccccccccacacacacacacacatcagtaccccctgcaagtctgtccccccccacacacatatctgtccccccctgcacatatcagtacccccttgcacgtctgtcccccacacacataccattacccccctgcacgtctctctgtccccccacacacatcattacccccctacacatctgtccccccccccacacacataccattaccccccctgcacgtctgtctgtTCCCGCACACACATCATTACCCCCCTacacgcccccccccacacacacacacacacatcagtaccccctgcaagtctgccccccccccccacacttatctgtccccccctgcacatatcagtacccccttgcacgtctgtccccccccccacacacataccattacccccctgcacgtctgtctgtccccccacacacatcattacccccctgcacgtcccccccccacacacacacacacacacatcagtaccccctgcaagtctgtcccccccccacacacatatcagtacccccatgCACGTCTgccctgccccccacacacacatatcagtacccccctgcacatatcagtaccccctgcaagtctgccccccccccacacacatatcagtacccccatgcacatatcagtacccccttgcaTGTCTgtgttccccccacacacatatcagtaccccctctgtacacagtgcaatgtGCTATTAACTTAAAAGcagtcaatattttattttttgtgacggAGTGCTGCCTGTAGTGTTGCCACTatacctgagccagaggtgggggacTACTTTACTCCGGTCTCCAGgagagttgcgctgcgcctgtcCTTGCACACTAGATCCCGGGTGCCCAGGAGAAGGGGGGGAGCGGATATCGCGGCAAGCCCTCTGTAGTTGCATGCAGGGCTTCCatctcgtcctcctccaccgatCACGCGGCACTTCCGGCCGGCTCTCTCCCCACAACTCCTCACTGTCGCCGCTACACTGCAGGCTGGGGATAGAGCGGTCCGTCCGGGATGACAGGCGCAACCGCCCCCTAGCCTGGCGGCTGGCGCCAATGCGCCATAAggcatgcattttaaaaaaatgcgggTCCTTGAGGTATTTAAATAATCTGAATCCCCCAGCAAGTGActggggatccggattttgccgctcccgctaccctggcgctctaggcagccgcctgacccgcctattggtagcgccggccctgtccacaccagggagaaagccttgcattactgtgtggagttacagacagaagaacaggaagtgaggatttctctgaagaaataaggacatttaaaagcaaaatggaaggatgaggtaagtgaaggaggactacactaaggtaaaggaagctgtttaggaaaaaaaattgtacctttacaacccctttaactggctTTTGGACAAACTGGCATGTGTGCTGCTGTGACTGGGCGGCCATTGCCAGTTTTACCATTCAGGGGGGGAAGATCATTCCTTACTAATCCCATAAGGGCTCTGACTTGTAAACCAGTAACAATGATAAGTAGGGCAGATTTTCTATCCTGTACACCCAGAAGGTATATCCCAGAATATTATAGGGAGGAGGAACTGAAGAAACCCAAAAGCCCTACACTGAAGTGCAGTAGAGCATTCTTagtacagaaaaaatatatacagtaaaaccttggtttgagagtaacttggttttgcaagacaagcacatttttcaaattaattttgacttgatatacaagcgatgtcttgatataagagtagtgtcatgtcacaactgagtacaaaaatagaagagaggcgcctctaaatgtagcaatacggttacatttaattaaccacttgggatccgcactatggacgaaagacgtccacagcgcggctctcgagtgccgggtggacgtcctgttgttgtcattccacgtgcacgccgctgggggcgcgcagcggggaaacaacgtgcctggcgcatcgctcgggagccgatgcgtgtgcctggcggccgtgatgtccgccagacacccgcgatcgtcggtgacacagcagggacgtggagctctgtgtgtaaacacagagctccacgtgctgtcagggagagaggagaccgatctgtgaccctttacatagggacacagcatcggtcacctcccccagtcagtcccctccccccacacagtaagaacacaatgagggaatacatttaaccccttcctcactccctagtgttaaccccttcactgccagtcacattcatacagtaattagtgcatttttatagcactgatcgctgtataaatgtgaatggtcccaaaattgtgtcaaaagtgtctgatatgtctgctgcaatatcgcaggcctgacaaaaaaaaatcgcaaatcgccaccattactagtaaaaaaaaaaaaaaaaatcataaatctatcctctattttgtaggtgctataacttttgcgcaaaccaatcaatatacgcttattgcgattttttttaacaaaaatatgtagaagaatacgtatcggcctaaaccgagggaaattttttttttttttttttaaaagttgggatattattataacaaaaagtaaaaaagattgtgttttttttcaaaatgttctgtttgtttatgtttatagcgcaaaaaataaaaatcgcagaggtgatcaaataccaccaaaagaaagctctatctgtggaaaAAACATGATAagaatataatttgggtacagtgttgtatgaccgcgcaattgtcattcaaaatgcgtcaacgctgaaagctgaaaattggtctgggcacgaagggggtttaagtgcccagtaatgaagtggttaaggttcaaCATTTTGCAACTTAcagaaatcctgtattataataataataataataataataataataataataataataataataatatcgaaacctaaaaaaaaaaaatgttctgggtTTAGATATGCTCAAACCAAGAAAACAGAGACTGTATATAGAATTATTCTCTGTCTGTGGTTGGCCATCCCCTTATTTCATTTTCTACATGTGCACAGTGTCGGTTGCAGGATAGGGGTCACTGCTCCCCATTTTAAGCCTGGTTAGCACTTACTTACCCATCTACTAAACACAGAGCACTTTTTAAGGACTTCTAAGAGCCTCTCTGCCCAGAGCCTAGAGCGATATTCCTCAGCTCTTGTGTTTAATTGACCAAATTTTAGATTCTCCGAAGTGAACTGATTCCTCACTGCTGAAGGAGACGGTAATTTGTACCAGCTGGAGAACATTCTTCCACTGCCTGGTGAGGACAAAATTCATCATGACAGCACAATCACTTTGATGAGCAAATCATTTTTATATTGATATGTTAAAGTTATGTTACCAAATATGAAAAATATCCATGACAACATCTAATAGAGAATTCCATCCTATACAGAATATTTAATGTTGAGAGAAACCTTCCTAGTGGAATTGCaaaatcaaaagcagaaaaatcagcacaaggggcaTACCATACAGTCAataggatgtgtcccttgtgttgATTTCTCTTCTATTAATAGTAATTATCCCCTGTCCTAATCCACCCAACcccccacaacccccccaaaaacataatcTTACAGTGCGGCAGGGGTAATAGAACAAATGGACGGTCACAGGCTCTCATCTGGAGAGCTTGACTAGGTCCACCTAGCTGCTCCATTCATGGAAGCCATACTATGGGGTTaaattaggggttagggtttgggttaggggttaatatattatttattgtcttcttcttcttcttattattattataatacaggatttatacagcgaCAGAGGTTTgcccagcgctttacaacatgggggcagacagtacagttacaatactcaATACAGTAGGGATCAGATGGCCCTGTATGTTAGAGCTTACAAGCtataagattattattatttatttattattattacatgtttTTGTTAAGGTGTTATTAAtactactaataaaaataaattaataaataaatgtaaaataaataaacttcttcttctagttcttcttcttcgagttcttcttcttcttcgagttcttcttcttcttcttcttcgagttcttcttcttcttcgagttcttcttcttcttctagttcttcttcgagttcttcttcttcttcttcttcgagttcttcttcttcttcttcttcgagtcctttttcttcttcttcgagttcttcttcttcaagttcttcttcttcttcttcgagttcttcttcttcttcttcttcgagttcttcttcttcttcttcttcttcttcttcttcgagttcttcttcttcttcgagttcttCTTCGACTTCTTCTTCGAGTTCTTCGAGTTCTTCGAGTTCTTCgagttcttcttcttcgagtttttcttcgagttcttcttcttctttgagttcttcgagttcttcttcttcttcttcgagttcttcttcttcgagttcttctttgagttcttcttcgagttcttctagttcttcttcttcgagttcttcttcttcgagttcttcttcttcgagttcttcttcttcgagttcttcttcttcgagttcttcttcttcgagttcttcttctttgagttcttcttcttcgagttcttcttcgagttcttcttattcttcttcgagttcttcttcgagttcttcttcgagttcttcttcgagttcttcgagttcttcttcttcttcttcgagttcttcgagttcttcttcttcttcttcttcgagttcttcttcttcttctttgagttcttcttcttcttcttcaagttcttcttcttcttcgagttcttcttcttcttcttcgagttcttcttcttctagttcttcttcttcgagttcttcttcttcttcttcgagttcttcttcttcttcgagttcttcttcttcttcgagttcttcttcttcttcttcaagttcttcttcttcttcttcttcgagttcttcttcttcgagttcttcttctacttcgagttcttcttcttcgagttcttcttcgagttcttcttcgagttcttcttcttctttgagttcttcttcttcttcgagttcttcttcgagttcttcttcgacttcttcttcgagttcttcttcttcgagttcttcttcgagttcttcttcgacttcttcttcgagttcttcttcttcgagtttTTCTTCGagtccttcttcttcttcatcgagttcttcttcttcgagttcttcttcttcttcgagttcttcttcttcgagttcttcttcttcttcaagttcttcttcttcgagttcttcttcgagttcttcgagttcttctagttcttcttcttcgagttcttcttcttcgagttcttcttctttgagttcttcttcttcttcgagttcttcttcttcgagttcttcttattcttcttcgagttcttcttcttcttcttcttcgagttcttcttcttcgagttctttttcttcgagttcttcttcgagttcttcttcgagttcttattcttcttcttcgagttcttcttcttcttcttcgagttctttttcttcttcttcgagttcttcttcttcttcttcgagttctttttcttcttcttcgagttcttcttcttcttcttcttctttgagttcttcttcttcttcttcttcttcttcttcttcaagttcttcttcttcttcttcttcgagttctttgccataaggtgccatgttgaacttccactgACCAgtttgagagcgataacaccaaattgaacacacctgctcagtggggaaggaaaaatggctaattgggtccaattcagacattttcacttaggggtgtacttacttttgttgccagtggtctggacattaatggctgtgtgttgattaATTTTGCGGGGAcaaaaaatttacactgttatacaagctgtacactcactactttacattgtagaaaagtgtaatttcttcagtgttgtcacatgaaaagatataataaaatatttacaaaaatgtgaggggtttactcacttttgtgagatactgtatgtatgtatatatatataaaaaatttaaggTTAGGggctatttatttattattacatatcattaatattaaataattaagtaaaatattacaatattttatttatttatgatgatttttagttatttgtgtatttattttacatttatttagttatatattattccattttctttttttgtatttgagCAGAAAAATGCGcaaaaacacacaacaaaacaCAGGACAGTGCACAAAAACGTGCAAGTTGTGCGTTTCCATTTATTTCTATGGGAATAAAAACACGACAAAAATTTGGAGCTACAacaaaaagctccagaacttttttgaaGCTTCAGGCGACCTGgagaggagatgtgaaccatctccatagagaataatgccgcgtacacacggtcgtttttcggcatgaaaaaaaatgacatttttaaaaacatcatttaaaatgatcgtgtgtgggcttcacatcgtttttcagcttctgaaaaacgacaatttttttttccgaacatgctgcatttttcaatgtcgttttttaaaatgtagtttttcgggttgtaaaaaatgatcgagtgtgggctaaaacgacgttttaaacctgcgcatgcccagaagcgagttatgagacgggatcgctcgttctggtaaaactaccattcataatggagtaagcacattgttcacgctgtaacagacaaaaaagcacgaatcgtcttttactaacatggaatcagctaaaagcagcccaaaggcgaatagaacttcccctttagagtgccgtcgtacgtgttgtacgtcaccgcgctttgttcataatttttcaaaaacgatggtgtgtgggcaacgtcgtttttaatgatgaattttgaaaaatgttgctttttggacatgctgaaaagtttcattttttttcatgccgaaaaacgaccgtgtgtacgtggcattatagaTTTTTGTTCTCCTCCAGGGTTTTGGAGCTTCAAacgaggtgtgaatggggccttaaggtGCCACAGACCTACATGGACATTTGAATACGTATGCATAATCCCAACCACCAAAATCATAAACACAAATGTCCGGCTCAGCTGGAAATGTATGTTTATGTGACTAGATAGCGGAGGGAGGAGATGAGCAGTGCAAACAGATTCTGCCACTCACTAGTAAAGAAAGCAACAGTCATTGGAAAAGACGCAGTCTGCTCCTTTAACTGTGACCTCATCACCTGAAAAGACTGAAAAATATCTGCATCTGGCAATTGTCATCTCATGTCTATGTGTTGCTTTACAGTCGGAAAAATCCAGAGGTGGTAGGTGTTATGTTCTACATAAGAGAATTGCAGACAAAACACAGAAACCAAGTATGCATTCTAATAAGCTATTTgccagctttaaaaaaataaaaataaatctctattaaaaaaataaaataaaaaaagggggcttcAAATAATGTATAACCCTCATCGTTTTTTAGGTAACACACtgagcacaataaaataaacattccacAAAAAACTATTCGTTAAATTGTTATCCCAGCACTTGCAGTTTACAATTTTGAGTGCTACTGGCTCCGGCTCTCTgtgctgcttccctgaacttccagtctccacagtggacagtgcagtctggAGCCATTCTGTTAACTTCCAGGAGGAAGGAGTAGCAGGAAAGTGCTTTGCTATTTTAGGCTACGGGGCTTTGTGTTTCTATTGATACACACAGTTTAGGGAGATACATCACTAGTTCCTGCATACAAGGCTGACTCCATAGGACactgcaagagaaaggagccacccggaaaaaaaacataagcaaGGAATAAAAGATAAAGTAGCTGCATACTCAGTAAGTGACTAAATGCTGAAAGTGCTTAAAACCAAGGGGTTTAATATTACTTTTAggaatatgaaaacaaaaaggaggttgtaaaggttcgttttttattttctaaataggttcctttaagctagtgcattgttggttcacttaccttttccttcgatttccctgctaaatgttttttttttctttgtctgaatttctcacttcctgtttctcctcagtaagctttccaccatcatccatggggggttagtcagccagaacagcttactgaggagaaacaggaagtgagaaattcagacaaagaaaaaaaaaacatttagcagggaaatcgaaggaaaaggtaagtgaaccaacaatgcactagcttaaaggaacctatttagaaaataaaaaatgaaccttcacaacccctttaactaatacattttttacatttttatacgtttgtttcgttccgaattaaTATTCGGACAAATGTTTAATTTTCCGAAATTCGGATATATATCTAAATGTTCGAATTTCAGTATAAACAAAGATTACCGAATGCtccaaataacaaaacaaaattcaaattgaATTTTACATCGCATTGTTAATTCAAAGActttgtaatcatttgatgaagatttttatttagtttgttcactttgctgcattcgaattgaaaaaaatataacatttttgttttgacggtaaattaaccaaatttaactaaactaaatAACTAGATTAAGGAATCTAAACGcaacaaaacaaattattttgtcatgcacatgtctaacacATTTGTTATAAAAACGTTAACACATATCCCATTCTCTTtcacccctcctctccccccctctctcccacccctctgtctctcttaccaccctctctttctccccttcaCTCCCCctcactccccctctctctcacccctctcttgcactcctcactctctctcaccccctctctatcCTTCACCCCTCTCTCgcactcctccctctctctcttaccccctctctctcccccctctctctcaccctctctctatCACCCCTCTCTCgcactcctccctctctctcttaccccctctctctcaccctgtcCTTCTCACTACCCCTTCTCTCTCACTCCACccatctctctcaccctctctttctctcactcctccctctgtctcacccctctctcccatcccctctctctcactacgCCCTCTCTCTCACCCATCGTTCAcactcctccctctctctatcaCCCCCTCGCTCTcactccttcctctctctcaccctctctctaaccaaccccctctctctcaccctctctctttcactccccctctctccctcacctCCTCTATCTCTCACTAACTGCCTctctttcaccctctctctcaccccctctctcactccccctctctccctctcacccccctctctcactccccctctatctctcaccccctctctctcactccccctctctctctctctcgcccactCTCTCTAACTCTCCCTCTTTCTCACCCCTCTCTTGCatgcctccctctctctcaccccctctctctcacacacactctctctcacccctctctcttatTCCCTTCTTTCTCTCACTCCTCCCTCtctcactcctctctctctctatctcacccctctctctcactcccctctatctctcaccctccctctctctatctcactccccctctctctctcaccccctttctctcaCTCCCCTCTTTTTTgcactcccccccctctctcttccctttctctcactcccccctctctctcactctcccctATATAtctcagtccccctctctctctcactcctcccccactctcagtccccctctctctctcaccctttaCTCACTTactcctccctctctcttactcctccctctttctctcaccccctctctctcattccccctctctctctcaccctgtcTCTCTGCcactcctccctctctctataaccccccctctctctcaaccCCCTCTCACTCCACCCCGCTCTCTCTAACCCCCCCTCTTTTACCCCCCTATTTCTCATCCACCCTCTGTCTCACTTGAGTGTGGGCAGGGACACAGGGTGCCCCATAAGTTGGCAGTCCGCCCTTGGTAAGGAGTGTCCGCAAAGAGattgcagcagcactgagatgcaacatTTGCAATAATTTTCAATAGACAATGCTTCAGCAACCTAAATGCCATACAGTTAGGATTTACATGTGAGTTAATAAATCTATGGGGTATGGTGCAAAATTAGATCTTTCCTTAGCCACAGAGTTTTAAATCTGAACTTACCTGTTTAGAACTGATTTTCAGCGCAGGTTCTTTTGCAGTTTACAATCAGATAAACTGGTCCCAGGAGAACATAATCTAATATTAGGCATATAATAggtataatataatatagtatatattataatatagttTGTATCCTGACTGGGGCTTTGTTAGAACCTTCATTCCTGTCTAGGTTATATATAGCTCCATAACTTCATCTCAGATAAACCCGAGTAATGAGCAGTGTGTCGGTTCTTATGCCAGAGACGTTATATCGGCCAGTGAGTCCGCTGCGATTTCATCTAAAGAGACTTGACAAGTTTTGGTTTGAGATTTACTTTCCTTATAGTTTTACAATTCCAAGTACAGCATATCGTAAACTCCTAGAAAAGCAGTACAAGTCACGGCTGTTTCCCCAGGCCTGTCTGCTGGGATCAACTGGCATCAATCAACAGTATTATATGAAATAAGTAGAAGCACAATTTATGTATAACTAATTTTGCCATAAAAGTAAGGATCTCAAAGGAAACTTATTCTTAAGAGAAAACTTAAAGTGTATAAAAACCCAAGAAGAATTGAATATGGTGGCTgcaatagttttctttttttctggctttttttggGTGATAATATTCACTTAAAgatgttgtaaaggtacaatcccccccccccccccaaataacttactttaccttagtgcagtcctccttcacgtacctcatccttccattttgcttttaaatgtatgCACATTAGCACATTACGAAATACTTACTTTAGAAGGAAGCCTTCCAGCGGTGCCTTGTCACCACTGAAGGCACTTCCATCTTCTACCAGTTTTACTTACAGGTTCTCGTCCTATTGGCGTCTGGTTGGCCACATCGCGATCATGATACAAACCgtggcacagagctctgaaggaacggcaaagggcatgccatccctt
This genomic window contains:
- the LOC120941058 gene encoding histone H3.v1-like, coding for ELEEEELEEEEEELEEEEELEEEEELEEEVEEELEEEEELEEEEEEEEEEELEEEEEEE